A region from the Saccharomonospora azurea NA-128 genome encodes:
- a CDS encoding TOBE domain-containing protein: MPHFRISEAARLLGVSDDTVRRWTRAGLLTEHTDSAGRKTLDGAELAAFARREADVSPDPTGVARSARNRFVGLVTEVVADTVMAKVELQCGPNRIVSLMSSEAVSELGLEPGVLAVAVVKATQVIVETPAPAGDRGESR, encoded by the coding sequence GTGCCGCATTTTCGGATCTCCGAGGCGGCTCGGCTGTTGGGCGTCAGCGACGACACCGTGCGCCGCTGGACCAGGGCCGGGCTGCTGACCGAACACACCGACTCGGCGGGCCGCAAGACCCTCGACGGGGCCGAGCTCGCGGCGTTCGCCCGGCGGGAGGCCGACGTCTCGCCCGACCCGACCGGGGTGGCGCGGTCGGCGAGGAACCGGTTCGTCGGCCTCGTCACCGAGGTGGTCGCCGACACCGTGATGGCGAAGGTCGAGCTGCAGTGCGGGCCCAACCGGATCGTGTCCCTGATGAGCTCCGAGGCCGTCTCCGAACTCGGGCTCGAACCCGGCGTGCTGGCGGTCGCCGTGGTCAAGGCGACGCAGGTCATCGTCGAGACGCCGGCCCCGGCCGGCGACCGTGGGGAGTCGCGATGA
- the moaC gene encoding cyclic pyranopterin monophosphate synthase MoaC, whose translation MSELSHVDDSGSARMVDVSAKNVTARTAVASGTVRTTAEVLGLLAEGGLPKGDALATARIAGIMGAKRTSELIPLCHQIALTKVDIDFDLGVDSVAITAVAKTSDRTGVEMEALTAVAVAGLALHDMIKAVDPEATLDGVRLVRKEGGKSGLWRRADSATHEDGTQEDS comes from the coding sequence GTGAGTGAACTGAGCCACGTCGACGACTCGGGTTCGGCCCGGATGGTCGACGTCTCCGCGAAGAACGTCACCGCCCGCACCGCGGTGGCGTCCGGCACGGTGCGCACGACGGCCGAGGTCCTCGGACTGCTGGCAGAGGGTGGCCTCCCCAAGGGCGATGCGCTGGCCACCGCCCGCATCGCGGGCATCATGGGCGCCAAGCGGACCTCCGAGTTGATCCCGCTCTGTCACCAGATCGCCCTCACCAAGGTGGACATCGACTTCGACCTCGGGGTCGACAGCGTGGCCATCACCGCCGTCGCCAAGACGAGTGACCGCACCGGGGTCGAGATGGAGGCCCTGACCGCGGTCGCCGTGGCGGGGCTCGCCCTCCACGACATGATCAAGGCCGTGGACCCGGAGGCGACGCTCGACGGGGTGAGGCTGGTGCGCAAGGAGGGCGGGAAGTCCGGACTGTGGCGTCGCGCCGACTCGGCGACGCACGAGGACGGGACCCAGGAGGACTCATGA
- the modA gene encoding molybdate ABC transporter substrate-binding protein, giving the protein MRRLRRSVSAGAALCVAGLVATACGGGDERVVTVFAAASLTDVFTELEHRFEQTHDGVDVRLNFAGSSRLAQQIAEGAPADVFASADTEPMRQLETDGLLDGPPETFATNTLAIAVPRGNPAGITRFADLAGPGVTLVVCAPAVPCGSATEEVERRTGVTLRPASEEADVRSVLTKVEVGEADAGLVYATDVANSDAVEEVAFPEAAEVVNTYPIAVPAAAERTEPAHRFVELVLSEEGRRLLREAGFGLPG; this is encoded by the coding sequence ATGAGGCGGCTTCGTCGCTCGGTGTCGGCGGGCGCTGCGCTGTGTGTCGCCGGGTTGGTGGCCACCGCGTGCGGAGGCGGCGACGAGCGGGTGGTGACCGTCTTCGCGGCGGCGTCGCTGACCGACGTCTTCACCGAGCTGGAGCACCGCTTCGAGCAGACCCACGACGGCGTGGACGTCCGTCTGAACTTCGCGGGCTCGTCGCGGCTGGCCCAGCAGATCGCGGAGGGAGCGCCCGCCGACGTGTTCGCCTCGGCCGACACCGAGCCGATGCGGCAGCTGGAGACCGACGGCCTGCTGGACGGCCCGCCGGAGACGTTCGCGACGAACACGCTCGCCATCGCGGTGCCACGCGGGAACCCGGCCGGCATCACGCGGTTCGCCGACCTCGCCGGCCCCGGTGTCACGCTCGTGGTGTGCGCGCCCGCCGTGCCCTGCGGGTCGGCGACCGAGGAGGTGGAGCGGCGCACCGGGGTGACGTTGCGCCCGGCGAGCGAGGAGGCCGACGTGCGTTCGGTGCTGACGAAGGTGGAGGTCGGTGAGGCCGACGCGGGTCTGGTGTACGCCACCGACGTCGCCAACTCCGACGCCGTGGAGGAGGTGGCGTTCCCCGAGGCGGCGGAGGTGGTGAACACCTATCCCATCGCGGTGCCCGCGGCGGCGGAGCGGACGGAGCCGGCGCACCGGTTCGTCGAGCTGGTGCTGTCCGAGGAGGGCAGGCGGCTGCTGCGGGAGGCCGGGTTTGGTCTCCCGGGGTGA
- a CDS encoding NAD-dependent malic enzyme produces MPVPGPGYSITVRLEAPPSASAAGDLTTAVGRVGGVLTAFDIVESRPDAILVDITANVSSGDHADDITKALDELPGVHVRKVSDRTFLMHLGGKLEVTPKVALRNRDDLSRAYTPGVARVCQAIASNPDDARRLTIKRNTVAVVTDGTAVLGLGNIGPAAALPVMEGKAALFKKFADVDAWPVCLDTQDTEEIIRIVKALAPVYAGINLEDIAAPRCFEIERRLRDQLDIPVFHDDQHGTAIVVVAALRNALRVVDKPIEQCRIVVSGVGAAGSAIIRLLTRKKPGDIIAVDIDGIVHPERPGLDDNLRWIAEHTNTERQSGTLHEALVGADVFIGVSAPNLFGTEQLVTMADDPVVFALANPDPEIDPLEAQRHAAVVATGRSDYPNQINNVLAFPGVFRGLLDAQAHKIDDDMLLAAADAIADVVNDRLNASYIVPSVFDAAVAPAVAEAVKAAARKDAVVSGA; encoded by the coding sequence ATGCCCGTTCCCGGTCCCGGTTACTCGATCACCGTGCGACTGGAGGCACCGCCGTCGGCGAGCGCGGCAGGCGACCTCACCACAGCCGTCGGCCGGGTGGGTGGCGTCCTCACCGCCTTCGACATCGTCGAGTCGCGGCCTGATGCGATCCTCGTCGACATCACGGCCAACGTGTCGTCGGGCGATCACGCCGACGACATCACCAAGGCACTCGACGAACTGCCCGGTGTCCACGTGCGGAAGGTGTCCGACCGCACGTTCCTGATGCACCTGGGCGGCAAGCTGGAGGTCACGCCCAAGGTCGCGCTGCGCAACCGTGACGATCTCTCCCGCGCCTACACCCCCGGTGTCGCCCGCGTGTGCCAGGCCATCGCCTCGAACCCGGACGACGCCCGCAGGCTCACCATCAAGCGCAACACGGTCGCGGTCGTCACCGACGGCACCGCCGTGCTGGGCCTCGGCAACATCGGGCCTGCCGCCGCGCTGCCGGTGATGGAGGGCAAGGCCGCCCTGTTCAAGAAGTTCGCCGACGTCGACGCCTGGCCGGTGTGTCTGGACACCCAGGACACCGAGGAGATCATCAGGATCGTGAAGGCGCTCGCGCCGGTCTACGCGGGCATCAACCTGGAGGACATCGCGGCACCGCGCTGCTTCGAGATCGAGCGCCGGCTGCGCGACCAGCTCGACATCCCGGTGTTCCACGACGACCAGCACGGCACCGCCATCGTCGTGGTCGCCGCGCTGCGGAACGCGCTGCGGGTCGTCGACAAGCCGATCGAGCAGTGCCGCATCGTGGTCAGCGGCGTCGGCGCGGCGGGGTCGGCGATCATCCGGCTGCTCACGCGGAAGAAGCCGGGCGACATCATCGCGGTCGACATCGACGGCATCGTGCACCCCGAGCGCCCCGGCCTCGACGACAACCTGCGCTGGATCGCCGAGCACACGAACACCGAGCGTCAGTCGGGCACGCTGCATGAGGCACTCGTCGGCGCCGACGTGTTCATCGGTGTGTCCGCGCCGAACCTGTTCGGAACCGAACAGCTGGTCACGATGGCCGACGATCCGGTCGTGTTCGCGCTGGCCAACCCGGACCCGGAGATCGACCCGCTGGAGGCGCAGCGGCACGCCGCCGTCGTGGCGACCGGGCGCAGCGACTACCCGAACCAGATCAACAACGTGTTGGCTTTCCCGGGGGTGTTCCGGGGACTGCTCGACGCCCAGGCGCACAAGATCGACGACGACATGCTGCTGGCGGCGGCCGACGCCATCGCCGACGTCGTGAACGATCGCCTCAACGCCTCCTACATCGTGCCCAGCGTGTTCGACGCCGCCGTGGCTCCGGCGGTGGCCGAGGCCGTCAAGGCCGCAGCCCGAAAGGACGCAGTAGTCTCGGGTGCGTGA
- a CDS encoding roadblock/LC7 domain-containing protein, which produces MTASAHKGDFGWLITDFVRRVPGAAHAVVVSADGLLLASSQGLPEARAEQLSAVASGLVSLTHGAARCFDGGVVNQTVVEMENGYLFLMSISDGSCLAVLASPGSDIGTVAYEMTLLVDRVGQQLTPELRAQLSGGVRG; this is translated from the coding sequence GTGACCGCATCAGCCCACAAGGGCGACTTCGGTTGGCTGATCACGGATTTCGTGCGCCGGGTGCCGGGCGCGGCGCACGCCGTGGTGGTGTCGGCCGACGGGCTACTGCTCGCGAGCTCGCAGGGCTTGCCCGAGGCTCGGGCGGAGCAGCTGTCGGCGGTCGCGTCCGGACTCGTGTCGTTGACGCACGGCGCCGCGCGTTGTTTCGACGGAGGTGTCGTGAACCAGACCGTGGTCGAGATGGAGAACGGGTACCTGTTCCTCATGTCGATCAGCGACGGTTCCTGCCTGGCCGTGCTCGCGTCCCCCGGCTCCGACATCGGCACGGTCGCCTACGAGATGACCCTGCTCGTCGACCGGGTGGGGCAGCAGCTCACGCCCGAACTGCGGGCGCAGCTCTCGGGCGGCGTGCGTGGGTGA
- a CDS encoding DUF742 domain-containing protein gives MGEGVDEWEALNKPTDREAFDQPSKFDLSLVSGVTHLARRVRDQTGAGLSAGTPRAPRPPAGVPAQPRKAPAPPHFTHRSLVRPYARTGGRTKPAKELALEALVVTTESGRRYEGVVSPEQRFICDLCVDVHSVAEIAAFARLPLGVVKVLVDDLSEARAVEIQRPGFVLADQGSRDFMQRILNGLRSL, from the coding sequence GTGGGTGAGGGCGTGGACGAGTGGGAGGCGCTGAACAAGCCCACCGACAGAGAGGCGTTCGACCAGCCCAGCAAGTTCGACCTGAGCCTGGTCTCCGGGGTCACGCACCTCGCTCGACGGGTGCGTGACCAAACGGGGGCGGGTCTGTCGGCCGGAACGCCCAGGGCCCCGCGCCCGCCCGCGGGTGTCCCGGCGCAGCCGAGGAAGGCGCCGGCGCCGCCGCACTTCACCCACCGGTCGCTGGTCCGCCCGTACGCCCGCACCGGGGGGCGGACGAAGCCGGCGAAGGAGCTCGCGCTCGAAGCCCTGGTGGTGACCACCGAGAGCGGACGGCGCTACGAGGGTGTGGTGTCGCCGGAGCAGCGGTTCATCTGCGACCTGTGCGTGGACGTGCACTCGGTGGCGGAGATCGCGGCGTTCGCCCGGCTGCCGTTGGGTGTGGTGAAGGTGCTGGTGGACGACCTCTCCGAGGCGCGCGCGGTGGAGATCCAGCGCCCGGGATTCGTCCTGGCCGACCAGGGCTCCCGCGATTTCATGCAGCGCATCCTGAACGGCCTGCGCTCCCTGTAA
- a CDS encoding MoaD/ThiS family protein produces MSTTGADEVVETSQQADPHTVTVRVRYFASARAARGTEHEVIQIPASATVADAVEHLRTAHPDSLARILEAASFLLDGVAVRDLDRPLPDGAELDVLPPFAGG; encoded by the coding sequence ATGAGCACGACAGGCGCCGACGAGGTGGTCGAGACCTCCCAGCAGGCCGACCCACACACGGTGACGGTGCGGGTGCGGTACTTCGCCTCGGCCCGCGCGGCCCGAGGCACGGAACACGAGGTGATCCAAATCCCCGCGTCGGCGACCGTGGCCGACGCCGTCGAACACCTGCGCACCGCACACCCCGACAGCCTGGCCCGCATTCTGGAGGCCGCGAGCTTCCTCCTCGACGGCGTGGCGGTGCGCGACCTCGACCGCCCGCTTCCCGACGGGGCGGAGCTGGACGTCCTCCCGCCCTTCGCGGGGGGCTGA
- the moaA gene encoding GTP 3',8-cyclase MoaA, giving the protein MTGVDLGIPTVPTARTAPDRPRPDNPALVDSFGRVATDLRVSVTDRCNLRCTYCMPAEGLDWMPHQQILSDDELVRLVDIAVRLLGITDIRLTGGEPLLRPHLEDLVARMAELTPRPRLAMTTNGVGFAKRAQAFADAGLDRINISLDTVDPETFERMTRRNRLRHVLDALAAARDAGLDPVKVNAVLMRGINDHQAADLLRFALDHGYHLRFIEQMPLDAQHGWSRADMITADDILAMLSAEFELTPSPAERGGAPAERWLVNGGPQEVGIIPSVTRPFCAACERTRLTADGAVRSCLFSTTETDLRGLLREGADDERIADAWRDAMWGKLAGHEINESGFAQPIRPMSAIGG; this is encoded by the coding sequence GTGACGGGAGTGGACCTCGGCATCCCCACGGTGCCCACCGCGCGCACGGCCCCCGATCGGCCGCGGCCGGACAACCCTGCGCTCGTCGACAGCTTCGGCCGCGTGGCCACCGACCTGCGGGTCTCGGTGACCGACCGCTGCAACCTGCGGTGCACCTACTGCATGCCCGCCGAAGGCCTCGACTGGATGCCTCACCAGCAGATTCTGTCCGACGACGAACTCGTGCGGCTCGTCGACATCGCGGTGCGGCTGCTCGGCATCACCGACATCCGGCTCACGGGCGGTGAACCGCTCCTGCGCCCCCACCTCGAAGACCTCGTCGCGCGGATGGCCGAGCTGACGCCCCGCCCGCGCCTCGCCATGACCACCAACGGCGTCGGCTTCGCCAAACGTGCCCAGGCATTCGCCGACGCGGGGCTCGACCGCATCAACATCTCCCTCGACACCGTCGATCCCGAGACGTTCGAACGCATGACGCGCCGCAACCGGCTCCGCCACGTGCTCGACGCACTCGCCGCGGCCCGGGATGCGGGCCTGGACCCGGTCAAGGTCAACGCGGTGCTGATGCGCGGCATCAACGATCACCAGGCCGCCGACCTGCTGCGATTCGCCCTCGACCACGGCTACCACCTGAGGTTCATCGAGCAGATGCCGCTCGACGCCCAGCACGGCTGGAGCCGCGCCGACATGATCACCGCGGACGACATCCTGGCGATGCTCAGCGCCGAGTTCGAGCTCACGCCGAGCCCGGCCGAGCGTGGTGGCGCCCCGGCCGAGCGCTGGCTGGTGAACGGCGGCCCGCAGGAGGTCGGCATCATCCCCTCGGTGACCCGGCCGTTCTGCGCCGCGTGCGAACGGACCCGCCTCACCGCCGACGGCGCCGTGCGCTCGTGCCTGTTCAGCACCACCGAGACCGACCTGCGCGGCCTGCTCCGGGAGGGCGCCGACGACGAACGCATCGCCGACGCGTGGCGCGACGCGATGTGGGGCAAGCTCGCAGGGCACGAGATCAACGAATCCGGTTTCGCGCAACCGATCCGTCCGATGAGCGCGATCGGCGGGTGA
- a CDS encoding helicase-associated domain-containing protein: MAASSLADWLRSLPDDALADLLRARRDLATPPPANSDVLATRAGTAGSVARACENLDNAALAVLETLLVAGADETPVSVERLARLLPVVPSNALDRLRSLALAWGPDEAVCVPAAAREVFGPFPGGLGASSAELAGLDPDVVAARLADVGEDEQALLSTLSSGSPLGRTRDAATDVPLDEAVTPVQKLLARGLLLRRDAQTVELPREVGLALRGGLVVDRAALTEPELPVEHHEQSRVDAAAAGEAMEFLRHAETLLRTWSHQPPPVLKSGGLGVRELRRLARDLDVDERRATLLVELVVGAGLVASDESTSPEWVPTMLTDSWLSTPPSGRWLTLAHAWLDLPRMPGLAGGRDARDKVVVPLSEELRRPLAPAMRRRVLSTLADLPGGAGVAVDDLVALLAWRAPRKGGRARDTAVRDTMSEATALGVVALGALTTAGSALLDGDQHGAAAAMADALPEPVDHVLVQADLTVVAPGPLEPDLARMIEAVADVESAGHATMYRVGETSVRRALDSGRTADELHELFRTRSRTPVPQSLSYLIDDVARRHGRLRGGVASSFLRCDDEVLLTEVMSTPAATELELRRIAPTVVVSPFPLAEVLDTLRAAGFAPAAEGPDGRILDLRPSGRRIPARSRPSRRTEPSRVGPLGADQLTAVVAHVRAGDKAARSRKGSMVRLPAGGGADTSATMALLSAAARDQREVWIGFVDSHGTATQRVLTPVRVGAGMLETSTGERYPLHRITSAALVEE; the protein is encoded by the coding sequence ATGGCCGCCTCCTCGCTCGCGGACTGGCTGCGTTCCCTGCCTGACGACGCGCTGGCCGATCTGCTGCGCGCGCGGCGTGATCTCGCCACCCCTCCCCCCGCCAACTCCGACGTGCTGGCCACCCGTGCCGGGACGGCCGGTTCGGTCGCGCGGGCCTGCGAGAACCTCGACAACGCGGCCCTCGCCGTGCTCGAGACGCTGCTGGTGGCCGGTGCGGACGAAACGCCCGTGAGCGTCGAACGGCTCGCGCGGCTCCTCCCCGTCGTGCCTTCGAACGCGCTCGATCGGCTGCGCTCGCTCGCCCTCGCGTGGGGACCGGACGAGGCCGTGTGCGTGCCCGCCGCGGCGCGCGAGGTGTTCGGACCGTTCCCGGGCGGCCTGGGTGCCTCGTCCGCGGAGCTCGCCGGCCTCGACCCGGACGTGGTCGCGGCGCGGCTGGCCGACGTGGGCGAGGACGAGCAGGCACTGCTGTCCACCCTGTCGAGCGGGTCACCACTCGGACGCACCCGTGACGCGGCCACCGACGTACCGCTGGACGAGGCCGTCACACCCGTGCAGAAACTGCTGGCCCGGGGCCTGCTGCTGCGGCGCGACGCGCAGACCGTCGAGCTGCCCCGCGAGGTGGGGCTCGCCCTGCGCGGCGGCCTCGTCGTCGACCGCGCGGCCCTGACCGAGCCCGAGCTCCCCGTCGAGCACCACGAGCAGTCCCGAGTGGACGCCGCCGCCGCGGGTGAGGCGATGGAGTTCCTCCGGCACGCCGAAACGCTGCTGCGCACGTGGTCGCACCAGCCGCCACCCGTGTTGAAGTCCGGCGGCCTCGGCGTGCGCGAGCTGCGCCGACTCGCCCGCGACCTGGACGTCGACGAACGTCGCGCCACGCTGCTGGTGGAGCTCGTCGTCGGGGCGGGCCTCGTCGCCTCGGACGAGAGCACCTCACCGGAGTGGGTGCCCACGATGCTGACCGACTCCTGGCTCTCGACCCCGCCGTCCGGCCGCTGGCTGACGCTCGCCCACGCGTGGTTGGACCTGCCGCGGATGCCCGGGCTCGCCGGCGGCCGGGACGCGCGCGACAAGGTCGTCGTGCCGCTGTCGGAAGAGCTGCGCAGGCCACTGGCACCCGCGATGCGTCGTCGCGTGCTGAGTACGCTCGCCGACCTCCCCGGTGGCGCCGGTGTCGCGGTCGACGACCTCGTCGCGTTGCTGGCCTGGCGGGCGCCCCGCAAGGGCGGCCGGGCCCGCGACACAGCCGTGCGCGACACGATGTCCGAGGCCACCGCTCTCGGCGTCGTGGCGCTCGGAGCCCTCACCACCGCCGGAAGTGCGCTCCTGGACGGCGATCAGCACGGCGCGGCGGCGGCGATGGCCGACGCTCTCCCCGAACCGGTGGATCACGTCCTCGTGCAGGCCGACCTCACCGTCGTCGCGCCAGGCCCCCTGGAGCCCGATCTCGCCCGCATGATCGAGGCCGTCGCCGACGTCGAGTCGGCCGGACACGCCACGATGTACCGCGTCGGCGAGACCTCCGTGCGCCGCGCGCTCGACAGCGGCCGCACCGCCGACGAGCTGCACGAACTCTTCCGCACCCGGTCGCGGACCCCCGTGCCGCAGTCGCTGTCGTACCTCATCGACGACGTCGCCAGGCGGCACGGGCGGCTGCGCGGCGGCGTGGCGTCGTCGTTCCTGCGCTGCGACGACGAAGTGCTGTTGACCGAGGTCATGAGCACCCCGGCCGCCACCGAACTGGAGCTGCGCCGGATCGCGCCGACCGTGGTCGTCAGCCCGTTCCCGTTGGCGGAGGTACTGGACACCCTGCGCGCGGCCGGGTTCGCACCCGCCGCGGAGGGCCCGGACGGGCGGATCCTCGACCTCAGGCCGAGCGGACGGCGCATCCCGGCGCGCAGCCGCCCGTCGCGGCGGACCGAGCCGAGCCGGGTCGGTCCCCTCGGAGCGGACCAGCTCACCGCCGTCGTCGCACACGTGCGTGCCGGCGACAAGGCCGCCCGCAGCCGGAAGGGGTCGATGGTGCGCCTGCCCGCGGGCGGCGGAGCGGACACCTCGGCCACCATGGCGTTGCTGTCGGCCGCCGCGCGGGATCAGCGGGAGGTCTGGATCGGCTTCGTCGACTCGCACGGCACCGCCACCCAACGCGTGCTCACCCCGGTGCGGGTCGGCGCCGGGATGCTGGAGACGAGCACCGGCGAGCGGTATCCGCTGCACCGCATCACGTCGGCCGCGCTCGTGGAGGAGTGA
- a CDS encoding molybdenum cofactor biosynthesis protein MoaE — protein sequence MSRTARVIVASNRAAAGIHPDRTGPVIREWLEQRAFEVAEPRIVEDGDPVATALRECVAENVDLVLTTGGTGVSPTDRTPEATASVLDLELSGLADAIRAAGQDAVPTAMLSRGRAGVAGRTLVVNLPGSRGGVKDGLAVLDRVLDHALDQIAGGDHAGSAKSGSPASSEAPHDQPVSEGSGNGGQVRIALAHVTEEPLSVEEHARLVADSGAGAVVTFEGVVRDHDGGRTVTALHYEGHPTAGDVLARVVSDVVSHREGVRAVAVSHRLGSLEIGDVALACAVAADHRAEAFATCSDLVDEVKARLPVWKHQWFGDGTDEWVNSP from the coding sequence ATGAGCCGGACCGCGCGAGTGATCGTGGCGTCGAACCGGGCCGCGGCCGGGATTCATCCCGACCGCACGGGACCGGTCATCAGGGAGTGGCTCGAACAGCGCGCGTTCGAGGTGGCCGAACCTCGGATCGTGGAGGACGGCGACCCGGTCGCGACGGCGTTGCGTGAGTGCGTGGCCGAGAACGTGGATCTGGTGCTCACGACGGGCGGCACGGGTGTCTCGCCCACCGACCGCACACCGGAGGCCACGGCGAGCGTGCTCGACCTGGAGCTGTCCGGGCTCGCGGACGCGATCCGGGCGGCGGGCCAGGACGCCGTGCCCACGGCGATGCTGTCGCGCGGGCGTGCCGGCGTCGCGGGCCGCACGCTGGTGGTGAACCTGCCCGGCTCCCGCGGCGGAGTGAAGGACGGCTTGGCGGTGCTGGACCGCGTCCTGGACCACGCACTCGACCAGATCGCCGGTGGAGACCACGCCGGATCGGCGAAGTCGGGGTCACCCGCCTCCTCGGAGGCCCCGCACGACCAGCCGGTGTCGGAGGGCAGCGGCAACGGCGGCCAGGTCCGGATCGCGCTGGCACACGTGACCGAGGAACCGCTGTCGGTCGAGGAACACGCCCGCCTGGTGGCGGACTCGGGCGCGGGCGCCGTCGTCACCTTCGAAGGCGTGGTCCGCGATCACGACGGGGGACGCACCGTCACCGCCCTGCACTACGAAGGACATCCGACGGCGGGCGACGTCCTGGCACGGGTCGTGTCGGACGTCGTGTCCCATCGCGAGGGCGTCCGAGCGGTGGCGGTCAGCCATCGGCTCGGTTCGTTGGAGATCGGCGACGTCGCGTTGGCGTGCGCGGTGGCGGCAGACCACCGCGCGGAGGCGTTCGCCACGTGCTCCGATCTTGTCGACGAGGTGAAGGCGCGCCTGCCGGTGTGGAAGCACCAGTGGTTCGGTGACGGCACCGACGAGTGGGTGAACTCGCCCTAG
- a CDS encoding ABC transporter permease: MVSRGDRRPREVAAGVPRVLWVPASVALALVVLPVVGLVVRIDLARVPELLGTSASLNALRLSLVTATVSTALCVVLGVPLAVVLARSTARGVRLLRAVVLLPLVLPPVVGGLALLFLLGRNGMLGYLLDVAAGIRVPFTTSAVVLAQTFVAMPFLVVSLEGALRASGDRYERVAATLGARPWTVFRRVTVPLLLPSLGSGAVLSFARALGEFGATITFAGSLEGVTRTLPVEVYHQAEADVDSAVALSLLLVVVAVLVIVVARPKALEGVRS; encoded by the coding sequence TTGGTCTCCCGGGGTGACCGTCGACCCCGGGAGGTCGCGGCGGGCGTACCGAGAGTGCTGTGGGTGCCCGCGAGCGTGGCACTCGCCCTGGTCGTGTTGCCGGTCGTGGGACTCGTGGTGCGCATCGACCTCGCCCGGGTGCCCGAGCTGCTCGGCACGTCGGCGTCGCTGAACGCGCTGCGCCTGTCGCTGGTCACGGCCACCGTGTCCACCGCGCTGTGCGTCGTGCTCGGTGTGCCGCTGGCCGTCGTGCTCGCCCGGTCGACCGCGCGCGGTGTGCGGTTGCTGCGCGCCGTGGTGCTCCTGCCTCTGGTGCTGCCGCCCGTGGTGGGTGGGCTCGCGTTGCTGTTCCTCCTGGGCCGCAACGGCATGCTCGGCTACCTGCTCGACGTCGCCGCCGGGATCCGGGTGCCGTTCACGACGTCCGCGGTCGTGCTCGCGCAGACGTTCGTGGCCATGCCGTTCCTCGTGGTGAGTCTCGAAGGCGCGCTGCGGGCGTCGGGTGACCGGTACGAGCGGGTGGCCGCCACGCTGGGCGCGCGGCCGTGGACGGTGTTCCGCCGGGTGACCGTGCCGTTGCTGCTGCCGTCCCTCGGGTCGGGCGCGGTGTTGAGCTTCGCCCGAGCGCTCGGCGAGTTCGGCGCCACGATCACGTTCGCGGGCAGCCTCGAAGGAGTCACGCGGACGCTGCCCGTGGAGGTGTACCACCAGGCGGAGGCCGACGTCGACAGCGCCGTGGCGTTGTCGTTGCTGCTGGTGGTGGTGGCCGTGCTGGTGATCGTGGTGGCGAGGCCGAAGGCCTTGGAGGGAGTGCGGTCGTGA
- a CDS encoding LysM peptidoglycan-binding domain-containing protein, translated as MAYRGKHRKPSAASRNLARVAVAGIAVGAPLAIAATPAHADSVNWDAIAECESGGDWSINTGNGYYGGLQFSLSTWQAYGGTGMPHETSREQQIAVAERVLDGQGIGAWPVCGARGSDGGSYQGTNTDGAAGSSSDSGNSSGSGESTQESAPAPAASPEPSTPSTPSGVAKSNPEGDYVVKKGDTLSGIAKEHKIEGGYLELVELNDGYISDPDYIVVGQKIATE; from the coding sequence ATGGCTTACCGAGGCAAGCACCGCAAACCGTCCGCCGCGTCCCGCAACCTCGCTCGCGTCGCCGTCGCCGGTATCGCCGTCGGCGCGCCGCTGGCGATCGCGGCCACCCCGGCCCACGCCGACAGCGTGAACTGGGACGCCATCGCCGAATGCGAGAGCGGCGGCGACTGGAGCATCAACACCGGTAACGGTTACTACGGTGGCCTGCAGTTCAGCCTCAGCACGTGGCAGGCGTACGGCGGCACGGGTATGCCCCACGAGACCTCCCGAGAGCAGCAGATCGCCGTGGCCGAGCGCGTCCTCGACGGACAGGGCATCGGCGCCTGGCCGGTGTGCGGCGCTCGCGGCTCCGACGGCGGCAGCTACCAGGGCACCAACACCGACGGTGCGGCCGGCAGCAGCAGCGACAGCGGCAACAGCAGCGGTTCCGGCGAGTCCACTCAGGAGAGTGCTCCCGCCCCGGCCGCGTCGCCTGAGCCGTCCACGCCTTCCACGCCGTCCGGTGTCGCCAAGTCGAACCCCGAGGGCGACTACGTCGTCAAGAAGGGCGACACGCTCAGCGGGATCGCGAAGGAGCACAAGATCGAGGGTGGCTACCTCGAGCTGGTCGAGCTGAACGACGGCTACATCTCCGACCCCGACTACATCGTGGTGGGCCAGAAGATCGCCACCGAGTGA